A DNA window from Odocoileus virginianus isolate 20LAN1187 ecotype Illinois unplaced genomic scaffold, Ovbor_1.2 Unplaced_Contig_2, whole genome shotgun sequence contains the following coding sequences:
- the NBEAL2 gene encoding neurobeachin-like protein 2 isoform X6, which translates to MSRRVLPAATSWHLPLLTAPPHPKVLDQDTDAIAVHVVRVLTCIMSGSPSAKEVFKERIGYPHLHEVLRSHGPPTHRLLQELLNMAVEGDHSMCPPPPIRNEQPVLVLMRWLPTLPTAELRLFLAQRLWWLCDSCPASRATCVQAGLVGCLLETLSEGVALGARCQEQLLALLQALGHVSLRPSELRRLLRPPPGLDSGPGGAEAGQARHAGAIIRALSGMAQHQGPARALRYFDLTPSMAGIMVPPVQRWPGPGFTFHAWLCLHPMAGVPAPAPTRPLQRKQLYSFFTSSGSGFEAFFTAAGTLVVAVCTRKEYLTMSLPEVSFADSAWHCVAIVHVPGRRPFSQNLVHVYKDGHLVKTAPLRCPSLSEPFSSCCIGSAGHRTTTTTTGLPAPPGPAALAHTHPSLTRSQSVPATTGLGWGSGLVAPLQEGSISSTLAGTQDTRWGSPTSLEGELGAVAIFHEALQAAALRVLCALGPNETAPFKPEGELHELGTKLLLHYSPQACKNNICLDLSPGHGLDGRLTGHRVETWDVKDVVNCVGGMGALLPLLERVAAQPQEAEAGPAETHDLVGPELTSGHNAQGLLLPLGKSSEERMQRNAVAAFLLMLRNFLQGHTVNQEGLVHCQGPAIIGALLRKVPSWAMDMNVLMSAQLLMEQVAAEGSGPLLYLLYQHLLFNFHLWTLSDFAVRLGHIQYVSSIVREHRQKLRKKYGVQFILDVLRVHYSPQRERPLAADDLRTVQTSLLGLAREFLVRSSTADDLQVVLNFLVAAGDDGQVVGALDLLLALLQGSPAQESLAVFLLEPGNLEVLLALLVRPRPVPLLPDRVCKILRRLQQNERLPERSRQRLRLRECGLQGLVACLPEGAISPQLCQGLYKLFLGADCLNLSDLLAVVQLSLQADLSVRLDICRQLFHLIYGQPDIVRLLARQAGWQDVLTRLFVLEAVTAGSPLPFTPEPPTSPEPALHKPPTESPEPSDVFLPPEAPDPDPFYHALSPFATPFELGLERASVSSGNTAGGGGSGSGTVTPASQPGTPSPLDGPRPFPMAQGRHSSSLSNVLEDGSLPEPTISGDDTSNTSNPQQTCEEELCNLLTNVLFSVTWRGVDGSDEAAWRERGQVFSVLTQLGASATLVRPPDCIKRSLLEMMLESALTDIKEAPPGVLASLTQQALWLLRLLQDFLCAEGHGNQELWSEKLFEGVCSLLDRLGAWPHLANGTADLREMAQIGLRLVLGYILLEDPQLHAQAYVKLHALLQTTVPMRREEACYVLSKLEAALARALNTSPSETPTENGEPPAASAAAERCSWLVPLVRTLLDRAYGPLGLQWGLPSLPPTNGSPTFFEDFQAFCATPEWRHFIDKQVQPTMSQFEMDTYAKSHDLMSGFWNACYDMLMSSGQRRQRERAHSRRAFQELVLDPTQRRARFEGLRYAAALKQQAAQHSTALLHWGALWRQLASPCGAWAMRDPPTPHWKLSSAETYSRMRLKLVPNHHFNPHLEASALRDNLGEAPLTPTEEASLPLAVTKEAKVSSLPEELQEDQLGEDELAALETPLEAAELDEQHENLVLSAECQLVTVVAVVPGLLEVTTQHVYFYDGSAERVETEEGIGHDFRRPLAQLREVHLRRFNLRRSALELFFIDQANYFLNFPCKTGGAAASSPSQAPRPQPSLIPPHTQVRNQVYSWLLRLRPPTQGYLSSRSPQEMLRTSGLTQKWVQREISNFEYLMQLNTIAGRTYNDLSQYPVFPWVLQDYVSPTLDLSNPAVFRDLSKPIGVVNPKHAQLVKEKYESFEDPAGTIDKFHYGTHYSNAAGVMHYLIRVEPFTSLHVQLQSGRFDCSDRQFHSVAAAWQARLESPADVKELIPEFFYFPDFLENQNGFDLGCLQLTNEKVGDVVLPPWASSPEDFIQQHRRALESEYVSAHLHEWIDLIFGYKQRGPAAEEALNVFYYCTYEGAVDLDQVADERERKALEGIISNFGQTPCQLLKEPHPARLSVEEAAQRLARLDTNSPSIFQHLDQLKAFFAEVISDGVPLVLALVPHRQSHSFITQGSADLLVTVSASGLLGTHSWLPYDRNISNYFSFSKDPTMGNPKMQRLLSGPWVPGCGVSGQALAVAPDGKLLFSGGHWDGSLRVTALPRGKLLSQLRCHLDVVTCLALDTCGIYLISGSRDTTCMVWRLMQQSGLSVGLASKPVQVLYGHEAAVSCVAISTELDMAVSGSEDGTVIIHTVRRGQFMATLSPPGSTLPGPVSHLVLGSEGQIVVQSSARERLGAQVTYSLHLYSVNGRLRASLPLVEQPTALAVTEDFVLLGTAQCALHILHLNKLLPAAPPLPMKVPIRSVAVTKERSHVLVGLEDGKLIVVGAGQPSEVRSSQFARKLWRSSSRRISQVSSGETEYNPGEAR; encoded by the exons ATGTCCAGAAG GGTGCTGCCAGCTGCGACATCCTGGCACCTGCCTCTCCtgactgcccctccccaccccaaggtACTGGACCAGGACACAGATGCCATTGCGGTCCACGTGGTCAGAGTGCTGACCTGCATCATGAGCGGCTCCCCCTCCGCCAAG GAGGTGTTTAAGGAGCGCATCGGCTATCCTCACCTGCACGAGGTCCTGCGGAGCCACGGTCCCCCCACCCATCGGCTGTTGCAAGAGCTGCTCAACATg GCTGTGGAGGGTGACCACAGCATGTGTCCGCCACCGCCGATCCGCAATGAGCAGCCGGTGCTGGTGCTGATGAGGTGGCTGCCGACCCTGCCCACGGCTGAGCTGAGGCTCTTCCTAGCACAGCGCCTCTGGTGGCTCTGTGACAGCTGCCCTGCCAGCCGTGCCACGTGTGTGCAGGCCGGTCTGGTGGGCTGTCTTCTGGAGACACTCAGCGAGGGGGTAGCCCTGGGGGCCCGCTGCCAGGAGCAGTTGTTGGCCCTGCTGCAAGCACTGGGCCACGTGTCGCTAAGGCCCTCGGAGCTGCGTCGCTTGCTTCGCCCACCACCAGGGCTGGACTCGGGGCCAGGTGGAGCAGAGGCTGGGCAGGCCCGCCATGCAGGTGCCATCATCCGCGCACTCTCTGGCATGGCCCAGCACCAGGGCCCAGCACGAGCCCTACGCTACTTTGACCTCACACCCAGCATGGCGGGCATCATGGTCCCCCCTGTGCAGCGCTGGCCAGGCCCTGGTTTCACCTTCCACGCCTGGCTCTGTCTGCACCCCATGGCTGGAgtgcctgcccccgcccccacccggccACTCCAGCGGAAGCAGCTGTACAG CTTCTTCACCAGCAGTGGCTCGGGGTTTGAAGCCTTCTTCACGGCGGCTGGGACCCTGGTGGTAGCTGTGTGCACCCGGAAGGAATACTTGACCATGAGCTTGCCTGAAGTGTCCTTCGCCGACTCTGCCTGG CACTGTGTGGCCATAGTCCATGTGCCCGGGCGCCGGCCCTTCAGCCAGAACCTGGTCCATGTCTACAAAGACGGCCATCTGGTCAAGACAGCACCCCTTCGCTGCCCTTCCCTTAGTGAG CCTTTCTCGTCCTGCTGTATCGGGTCTGCTGGGCACCGCACAACGACCACCACCACGGGGCTGCCTGCGCCGCCGGGCCCTGCCGCCCTGGCTCACACACACCCATCGCTCACCCGCTCCCAGTCAGTCCCGGCCACCACAGGGCTTGGCTGGGGGTCCGGGCTGGTGgcccccctgcaggagggcagcaTCAGCTCCACCCTTGCCGGCACGCAGGACACTCGGTGGGGCAGCCCTACCTCCCTGGAGGGCGAGCTGGGGGCTGTGGCCATCTTCCATGAAGCCCTGCAGGCGGCCGCCCTGCGCGTCCTGTGCGCCCTTG ggccCAATGAGACAGCACCCTTCAAGCCTGAGGGTGAGCTGCATGAACTTGGCACCAAGCTGCTCCTCCATTACTCACCTCAG GCCTGTAAGAACAACATCTGCCTGGACCTGTCCCCTGGCCATGGGCTGGATGGCCGCCTCACAGGCCACAGAGTGGAGACCTGGGATGTGAAG GATGTGGTGAACTGTGTGGGAGGCATGGGTGCCCTGCTGCCCCTGCTGGAGCGAGTGGCTGCACAACCCCAGGAAGCCGAGGCAGGTCCAGCAGAAACACATGACCTTGTGGGGCCCGAACTGACCTCTGGCCACAATGCCCAGGGCCTGCTTCTCCCACTGGGCAAGTCCTCAG AGGAGCGAATGCAGAGGAACGCAGTGGCTGCCTTTCTGCTGATGCTGCGGAACTTCCTCCAGGGCCACACCGTGAATCAggagggcctggtgcactgccaGGGGCCCGCCATCATCGGGGCCCTCCTGCGCAAG GTCCCCAGCTGGGCCATGGACATGAATGTGCTCATGTCCGCCCAGCTGCTGATGGAGCAGGTGGCAGCTGAGGGCAGTGGGCCCCTCCTGTACCTGCTCTACCAGCATTTGCTCTTCAACTTTCACCTCTGGACCCTCAGCGACTTTGCTGTGCGCCTGG GCCACATCCAGTACGTGTCTAGCATAGTCCGTGAGCACAGACAGAAGCTGCGGAAGAAGTATGGGGTCCAGTTCATCCTTGATGTCCTGCGTGTCCACTACAG TCCGCAGCGCGAGCGCCCTCTAGCCGCCGACGACCTGCGCACAGTGCAGACGTCGCTCCTGGGCCTGGCGCGGGAGTTTCTAGTGCGGAGCTCTACTGCTGATGACCTGCAGGTGGTGCTAAACTTTCTGGTGGCTGCAGGTGATGATGGCCAG GTGGTGGGTGCACTCGACCTGCTGCTGGCTCTACTGCAGGGCTCCCCAGCACAGGAGTCTCTGGCTGTCTTCCTGTTGGAGCCAGGAAACCTTGAGGTGCTGTTGGCACTGCTGGTGAGGCCAAGGCCCGTGCCCTTGCTGCCCGACCGAGTCTGCAAG ATCCTGCGCAGACTGCAACAGAATGAGCGCTTACCTGAGCGCAGCCGCCAGCGGCTCCGGCTGCGAGAGTGTGGTCTCCAGGGTCTCGTTGCCTGCCTGCCTGAGGGCGCCATTTCCCCCCAGCTCTGCCAGGGCCTCTACAAGCTGTTCCTGGGGGCAG ATTGCCTGAACCTCTCTGATCTGTTGGCTGTGGTGCAGCTGTCCCTCCAGGCCGACCTCAGCGTCCGCCTGGACATTTGTCGTCAG CTCTTCCACCTCATCTACGGACAGCCAGACATAGTGCGGCTGCTGGCCCGCCAGGCCGGCTGGCAGGATGTGCTGACCCGGCTGTTTGTCCTTGAGGCTGTCACAGCCGGCAGTCCCCTGcccttcacccctgagccacccaCCTCCCCGGAGCCAGCCTTACACAAGCCACCCACCGAGTCGCCTGAGCCTTCGGACGTCTTCCTGCCCCCAGAGGCCCCTGACCCTGACCCCTTTTATCACGCCCTCTCCCCGTTCGCCACCCCCTTTGAGCTGGGCCTGGAGCGGGCCAGTGTGAGCTCAGGGAATACTGCCGGTGGTGGTGGCAGCGGCAGTGGGACTGTCactccagccagccagcctggcACACCATCCCCTCTCGATGGACCCCGGCCCTTCCCTATGGCTCAGGGCCGCCACAGCTCCAGTCTCTCCAACGTGCTGgaggacggcagcctgccagagCCCACCATCAGTGGGGATGACACCTCCAATACCAGCAACCCTCAG CAAACCTGTGAGGAGGAGCTTTGTAACCTGCTCACCAACGTGCTGTTCTCGGTGACGTGGCGGGGTGTGGATGGCAGTGACGAGGCTGCCTGGCGGGAGCGTGGCCAGGTCTTCTCTGTGCTCACCCAGCTGGGGGCCTCAGCCACACTGGTGCGCCCACCAGACTGCATCAAGCGCAG cctcctggAGATGATGCTGGAGTCAGCCCTGACTGACATCAAAGAGGCCCCCCCTGGGGTCCTGGCCAGTCTCACCCAGCAGGCACTTTGGCTACTGCGTCTGCTGCAGGACTTCCTGTGCGCCGAGGGCCATGGTAACCAGGAGCTGTGGAGTGAGAAG CTCTTCGAAGGAGTGTGTAGCCTACTGGATCGCCTGGGAGCCTGGCCACACCTGGCCAACGGCACGGCAGACCTCCGAGAGATGGCGCAGATCGGCCTGCGCCTGGTGCTCGGCTACATCCTGCTGGAGGACCCGCAG CTGCATGCCCAAGCCTACGTGAAGCTGCACGCGCTGCTGCAGACCACAGTGCCCATGCGCCGAGAGGAGGCTTGCTACGTGCTCTCCAAGCTGGAGGCGGCGCTGGCGCGGGCGCTGAACACCTCCCCCTCAGAGACCCCCACCGAGAACGGGGAGCCCCCAGCCGCCTCTGCTGCTGCAGAGCGCTGCTCGTGGTTGGTGCCGCTGGTGCGCACGCTGCTGGACCGTGCCTACGGCCCGCTGGGGCTGCAGTGGGGGCTGCCTTCCCTGCCGCCCACCAACGGGAGCCCCACCTTCTTTGAGGACTTCCAGGCCTTCTGTGCCACCCCCGAATGGCGTCACTTCATTGACAAGCAG GTGCAGCCCACCATGTCGCAATTCGAAATGGACACCTACGCTAAGAGCCACGACCTCATGTCGGGCTTCTGGAATGCCTGCTACGACATGCTTATGAGCAGTGGGCAGCGGCGCCAGCGGGAGCGGGCACACAGCCGTCGGGCTTTCCAG GAGCTGGTGCTGGACCCTACGCAGAGGCGGGCGCGCTTTGAGGGGCTGCGATACGCGGCGGCGCTGAAGCAGCAGGCAGCGCAGCACTCCACCGCCCTGCTGCACTGGGGGGCGCTGTGGCGCCAGCTTGCCAGCCCCTGCGGGGCCTGGGCCATGAG GGATCCGCCCACCCCCCACTGGAAGCTCTCCAGTGCTGAGACCTACTCGCGCATGCGTCTGAAGCTGGTGCCCAACCATCACTTCAACCCTCACCTGGAAGCCAGTGCCCTACGCGACAACCTGG GAGAGGCCCCCCTGACACCCACCGAGGAGGCCTCACTGCCTCTCGCTGTGACCAAAGAGGCCAAAGTCAGCAGCCTACCCGAGGAGCTGCAGGAAGACCAGCTGGGCGAGGACGAGCTGGCTGCACTGGAGACCCC GTTGGAGGCCGCAGAGCTGGATGAGCAGCATGAGAATCTGGTGCTGTCAGCTGAGTGCCAACTGGTCACCGTGGTGGCTGTGGTCCCAGGGCTGCTGGAGGTCACCACCCAGCACGTGTATTTCTACGATGGCAGCGCCGAGCGGGTCGAAACTGAGGAGG GCATTGGCCATGACTTCCGGCGCCCCCTGGCCCAGCTGCGCGAGGTCCACCTGCGGCGTTTCAACCTGCGCCGCTCAGCTCTCGAGCTCTTCTTCATTGATCAGGCCAACTACTTCCTCAACTTCCCGTGCAAGACGGGCGGGGCCGCAGCCTCATCCCCTTCCCAGGCCCCCAGGCCACAGCCCTCCCTCATCCCACCCCACACCCAGGTGCGGAACCAGGTGTACTCCTGGCTCCTGCGTCTGCGACCCCCTACACAAGGCTACCTGAGTAGCCGCTCCCCCCAGGAGATGCTGCGCACCTCAGGCCTTACGCAG AAATGGGTGCAGCGAGAGATCTCCAACTTCGAGTACCTGATGCAGCTCAACACCATCGCGGGGCGGACGTACAACGACTTGTCTCAGTACCCTGTG TTCCCCTGGGTCCTACAGGACTACGTGTCCCCAACCTTGGACCTCAGCAACCCAGCTGTCTTCCGGGACCTGTCCAAGCCCATCGGTGTGGTGAACCCCAAGCACGCCCAGCTTGTGAAGGAGAA GTATGAGAGCTTCGAGGACCCAGCGGGCACCATCGACAAGTTCCACTATGGCACCCACTATTCCAATGCGGCGGGCGTGATGCACTACCTCATCCGCGTGGAGCCCTTCACCTCCCTGCACGTCCAGTTGCAGAGTGGCCG CTTCGACTGCTCGGACCGGCAGTTCCACTCAGTGGCAGCAGCCTGGCAGGCCCGCCTGGAGAGCCCCGCTGACGTGAAGGAGCTCATCCCAGAGTTCTTCTACTTCCCCGATTTCCTGGAGAACCAGAACG GCTTTGACCTGGGCTGCCTCCAGCTGACCAACGAGAAGGTGGGTGACGTGGTGCTGCCCCCATGGGCCAGCTCTCCTGAGGACTTCATCCAGCAGCACCGCCGGGCGCTG gagtCAGAGTATGTATCCGCCCACCTGCACGAGTGGATCGACCTCATCTTTGGCTACAAGCAGCGGGGGCCAGCTGCGGAGGAGGCCCTCAATGTCTTCTATTACTGCACCTATGAGG GGGCTGTGGACCTGGACCAGGTGGCAGATGAGCGGGAGCGGAAGGCACTGGAGGGCATCATCAGCAACTTCGGGCAGACGCCCTGTCAGCTGCTGAAG GAGCCCCATCCAGCTCGGCTTTCCGTTGAGGAAGCAGCCCAGCGCCTTGCACGTCTGGACACTAACTCACCTAGCATCTTCCAGCACCTGGACCAGCTGAAGGCCTTCTTTGCAGAG GTCATCAGCGATGGCGTGCCCCTGGTGCTGGCCTTGGTTCCCCACCGGCAGTCTCATTCTTTCATCACGCAGGGCTCCGCAGACCTGTTG GTGACCGTGAGTGCCAGTGGGCTGCTGGGGACCCACAGCTGGCTGCCCTATGACCGAAACATAAGCAActacttcagcttcagcaaagaCCCCACCATGGGCAATCCCAA GATGCAGCGACTGCTGAGCGGCCCCTGGGTTCCAGGCTGTGGTGTGAGCGGGCAGGCCCTGGCAGTGGCCCCAGACGGAAAGCTGCTGTTCAGTGGTGGCCACTGGGACGGCAGCCTGCGAGTGACTGCGCTGCCCCGGGGCAAGCTGCTCAGCCAGCTCCGCTGCCACCTTG ATGTAGTAACCTGCCTTGCGCTGGACACCTGTGGCATCTACCTCATCTCAGGCTCCCGAGACACCACATGCATGGTGTGGCGGCTCATGCAGCAG AGTGGTCTCTCGGTGGGGCTGGCATCAAAGCCCGTGCAGGTCCTATATGGGCATGAGGCTGCTGTGAGCTGTGTGGCCATCAGCACTGAACTTGACATGGCAGTGTCCGGATCTGAG GATGGAACTGTGATCATCCACACCGTACGCCGTGGCCAGTTTATGGCCACACTCAGCCCTCCGGGAAGCACGTTGCCTGGACCTGTGTCCCACCTGGTGCTGGGGTCTGAGGGCCAGATTGTGGTGCAGAGCTCAGCAAGGGAGCGTCTGGGGGCTCAG GTCACCTACTCCTTGCACCTGTACTCAGTGAATGGGAGGTTGCGGGCTTCACTGCCCTTGGTGGAGCAGCCCACAGCCCTTGCGGTGACAGAGGACTTTGTTCTGCTGGGCACAGCCCAGTGTGCCCTGCACATCCTCCACTTGAACAA acTGCTGCCAGCCGCTCCTCCCCTGCCCATGAAGGTGCCAATCCGCAGCGTGGCTGTGACCAAGGAGCGCAGCCACGTGCTCGTGGGGCTGGAAGACGGCAAGCTCATCGTGGTGGGCGCAGGGCAGCCCTCAGAG GTGCGCAGCAGCCAGTTTGCGCGGAAGTTGTGGCGGTCCTCCTCCCGGCGCATCTCCCAGGTGTCCTCTGGGGAGACAGAGTACAACCCTGGAGAGGCGCGCTGA